From Haemorhous mexicanus isolate bHaeMex1 chromosome 1, bHaeMex1.pri, whole genome shotgun sequence, one genomic window encodes:
- the LOC132336697 gene encoding N-alpha-acetyltransferase 20: MLGVCVVIAIIMTTLRAFTCDDLFRFNNINLDPLTETYGIPFYLQYLAHWPEYFIVAEAPGGELMGYIMGKAEGSVAREEWHGHVTALSVAPEFRRLGLAAKLMELLEEISEKKGGFFVDLFVRVSNQVAVNMYKQLGYSVYRTVLEYYSASSGEPDEDAYDMRKALSRDTEKKSVIPLPHPVRPEDIE, from the exons ATGCTCGGCGTCTGCGTCGTGATCGCCATCATCATGACAACGCTCCGCGCCTTCACCTGCGACGACCTCTTCCGATTCAACAACAT CAATCTGGACCCGCTGACCGAGACC TACGGGATTCCCTTCTACTTGCAGTACCTCGCCCACTGGCCCGAGTATTTCATCGTCGCCGAGGCTCCCGGCGGGGAGCTGATGGGTTACA TCATGGGCAAAGCCGAAGGCTCTGTGGCTAGGGAAGAATGGCATGGACACGTTACTGCTCTCTCTGTTGCACCAGAATTTCGACGGCTGGGTTTGGCTGCTAAATTAATGGAGCTCCTGGaagaaatttcagaaaa AAAGGGTGGATTTTTTGTCGATCTCTTTGTGAGAGTATCAAATCAGGTTGCTGTAAATATGTATAAGCAACTAGGCTACAGTGTGTACCGGACAGTCTTAGAGTACTACTCAGCTAGTAGTGGGGAGCCAGATGAAGATGCTTATG ATATGAGAAAAGCTCTTTCCAGAGATACAGAGAAGAAATCAGTTATACCTCTGCCTCATCCTGTGAGACCAGAAGACATTGAGTAA